From one Novosphingobium sp. genomic stretch:
- a CDS encoding acyltransferase: MGITAQEGRVRLTRLDALRGLAAMGVVVYHMASWPHLHPVLIWPFHWLFGWGWTLVDLFFVLSGYVFAHVYGAPQQLGRPGALADFWVARVARLWPLHLVTLGSFALFAWGGDNTIRTLAWHLAMLQGFDPVAATAFNGVSWSISIEMACYALFSLGARAGDRALLAVSLLMVMVCGVWLASMGSLPGAWTGEFLPRGGLGFFLGQLLWRGRGPLARVPWLVLVLAAGAGLYFNDTRIGALVPLLVLSWTSLVVLALRLSLLDRGLFLWLGERSFGLYMMHMLVVETVDTIWPPQGLSMAALALSQAMILLLALLAAEAAYRLVEVPARRAIRARWAARQAHDPAAGMQPA; this comes from the coding sequence ATGGGGATAACGGCACAAGAAGGCCGAGTTCGCCTGACCCGGCTGGACGCCTTGCGCGGTTTGGCGGCCATGGGTGTGGTTGTCTATCACATGGCCAGTTGGCCGCATCTCCATCCTGTGCTGATCTGGCCTTTCCATTGGTTGTTTGGCTGGGGCTGGACACTGGTGGATCTGTTCTTCGTGCTTTCCGGCTATGTCTTCGCTCATGTCTATGGAGCGCCGCAACAGCTTGGCCGTCCCGGCGCGCTGGCAGATTTCTGGGTGGCGCGGGTGGCCCGGTTGTGGCCATTGCATCTGGTGACGCTGGGAAGCTTCGCGCTCTTCGCATGGGGCGGTGACAACACGATCCGCACTCTGGCGTGGCATCTGGCGATGCTCCAGGGCTTCGATCCTGTCGCCGCCACCGCCTTCAATGGGGTGAGTTGGTCGATTAGCATTGAAATGGCCTGCTATGCGCTGTTCAGCTTGGGCGCGCGCGCCGGAGATCGTGCGCTGTTGGCGGTCAGCCTGCTGATGGTGATGGTCTGTGGAGTGTGGCTGGCCTCTATGGGGTCTCTGCCGGGAGCCTGGACGGGGGAATTCCTGCCACGCGGCGGATTGGGGTTCTTTCTGGGGCAACTGCTCTGGCGGGGGCGAGGGCCTCTGGCGCGAGTGCCCTGGCTGGTGCTGGTGCTGGCCGCCGGAGCCGGTTTGTACTTCAATGACACAAGGATCGGCGCGCTGGTGCCCCTGCTGGTGCTGTCCTGGACGTCATTGGTGGTTCTGGCCTTGCGTCTGTCTCTGCTGGATCGCGGGCTGTTTTTATGGCTCGGCGAACGCTCCTTCGGCCTCTACATGATGCATATGCTGGTGGTCGAAACGGTCGATACGATCTGGCCGCCGCAAGGATTGAGCATGGCGGCCCTGGCGCTGAGCCAGGCTATGATCCTGCTGCTGGCCCTGCTGGCGGCCGAGGCGGCCTATCGGCTGGTCGAAGTGCCCGCCCGCCGCGCGATCCGCGCTCGTTGGGCCGCGCGCCAGGCGCATGATCCGGCAGCGGGCATGCAACCTGCCTGA
- the rplK gene encoding 50S ribosomal protein L11 — MAKKIDGYIKLQIAAGEAKPSPPIGPALGQRGVNIMGFCKEFNAATQEVEKGTPLPTIITVYSDKSFSFVTKTPPATFFIKKALGLKSGSKAPGKDSVGQITRAQLESIAESKMKDLNANDIVAAAKIIEGSARSMGLKIVEG, encoded by the coding sequence GTGGCCAAGAAAATTGACGGTTACATCAAGCTGCAGATCGCAGCTGGTGAAGCAAAGCCCAGCCCGCCGATCGGCCCCGCACTGGGTCAGCGCGGCGTGAACATCATGGGTTTCTGCAAGGAATTCAACGCCGCGACTCAGGAAGTCGAAAAGGGCACCCCGCTGCCGACCATCATCACGGTCTATTCGGACAAGTCCTTCTCCTTCGTGACGAAGACCCCGCCCGCCACCTTCTTCATCAAGAAGGCTCTGGGCCTGAAGTCGGGTTCGAAGGCTCCCGGCAAGGACAGCGTCGGCCAGATCACGCGTGCTCAGCTCGAGTCGATCGCCGAGTCCAAGATGAAGGACCTCAACGCCAACGATATCGTCGCTGCCGCGAAGATCATCGAAGGTTCGGCCCGTTCGATGGGCCTGAAGATTGTGGAGGGCTGA
- the rplA gene encoding 50S ribosomal protein L1, translating into MAKLTKKQKSLTEKLGDNQNLHGIDDAIQFLKDLKSAKFDETLEISLNLGVDPRHADQMVRGMVTLPSGTGKDVKVAVFARGDKAEAALAAGADKVGAEDLLEDMQAGNLDYGRVIATPDMMGVVGRLGKLLGPKGLMPNPKLGTVTPNVAEAIKAAKGGQIEFRVEKAGIIHGGIGKLSFSNEALRANFDAFVDAIVKAKPSGAKGKYLRKIGLSTSMGPGLKVDLSQVQGG; encoded by the coding sequence ATGGCCAAGCTGACCAAGAAGCAGAAGTCGCTCACCGAAAAGCTGGGTGACAACCAGAACCTGCACGGCATCGACGATGCCATCCAGTTCCTGAAGGACCTCAAGAGCGCCAAGTTCGACGAGACCCTCGAGATCTCGCTGAACCTGGGCGTTGACCCCCGCCACGCCGACCAGATGGTCCGCGGCATGGTCACCCTGCCCTCGGGCACCGGCAAGGACGTCAAGGTTGCCGTCTTCGCTCGTGGCGACAAGGCTGAGGCCGCTCTGGCCGCCGGCGCCGACAAGGTTGGTGCCGAGGACCTGCTGGAAGACATGCAGGCCGGTAACCTCGACTACGGTCGCGTCATCGCCACGCCCGACATGATGGGCGTCGTGGGTCGCCTCGGCAAGCTGCTGGGCCCCAAGGGCCTGATGCCGAACCCGAAGCTGGGCACCGTGACCCCGAACGTCGCTGAAGCGATCAAGGCTGCCAAGGGCGGCCAGATCGAGTTCCGCGTCGAAAAGGCCGGCATCATCCACGGCGGCATTGGCAAGCTCTCGTTCTCGAACGAAGCGCTGCGCGCCAACTTCGACGCTTTCGTCGATGCCATCGTCAAGGCCAAGCCGTCGGGCGCCAAGGGCAAGTACCTGCGCAAGATCGGCCTCTCGACCTCGATGGGCCCCGGCCTGAAGGTCGACCTGAGCCAGGTGCAGGGCGGCTGA